One genomic region from Leptospiraceae bacterium encodes:
- a CDS encoding bifunctional 3,4-dihydroxy-2-butanone-4-phosphate synthase/GTP cyclohydrolase II yields MLRPIEQAIEEIRNGKMIILVDSEDRENEGDLVIAAEFAGHEAINFMAMHGRGLICIPMTGEKLSRLGLGRMVKGEGDHHGTAFTVSVDAKLGVSTGISAKDRAKTISVLLDENSKPEDLVRPGHLFPLEAVRGGVLRRAGHTEASTDLCQLAGLKPAAVICEIMNPDGSMARLTDLQEFARLHNLHIYTIEDLIRYRREKEELVRLEVETRLPTEYGSFTIRAYSTAIDDKVHLALIMGEIKPEDEVLIRVHSECLTGDIFFSQRCDCGPQLHAALKKISEEGKGVLLYMRQEGRGIGLINKLKAYNFQDKGFDTVEANEKLGFPPDLRDYGIGAQILRDLGIHKMRIMTNNPRKIVGLEGYGLEVTGRIPLEIEAVEDNHHYLLTKKMKLGHILGIH; encoded by the coding sequence ATGCTGAGACCTATCGAACAGGCTATTGAAGAAATTCGCAACGGAAAAATGATTATTCTGGTAGACTCCGAAGACAGAGAAAACGAGGGTGACCTTGTAATCGCGGCAGAGTTTGCCGGCCATGAAGCTATTAATTTCATGGCTATGCACGGGAGAGGCCTAATCTGCATTCCCATGACAGGAGAAAAACTTTCCAGGCTCGGTCTGGGTAGAATGGTGAAAGGAGAAGGAGACCATCATGGAACCGCCTTTACCGTTTCTGTAGATGCAAAACTGGGTGTCAGTACCGGTATTTCGGCTAAAGACAGGGCCAAAACCATTTCTGTTTTACTCGATGAAAATTCTAAACCGGAAGACCTGGTAAGACCCGGTCACCTTTTCCCCCTTGAGGCGGTTCGAGGAGGAGTCCTGCGCAGGGCTGGCCATACGGAAGCCTCTACTGACCTTTGTCAACTGGCAGGTCTCAAACCAGCTGCTGTGATTTGTGAAATCATGAATCCGGATGGAAGTATGGCCCGATTGACCGACCTGCAGGAGTTTGCCAGACTCCACAATCTGCATATTTATACCATTGAAGACCTGATTCGCTACCGCCGAGAAAAGGAAGAACTGGTTCGTCTCGAAGTAGAAACCCGGCTTCCGACTGAATACGGCTCTTTTACTATTCGAGCCTATTCTACCGCCATAGATGATAAGGTTCACTTAGCCCTTATTATGGGAGAAATTAAGCCTGAAGACGAGGTTCTAATCCGGGTGCATTCCGAATGCCTGACCGGAGATATTTTTTTCAGCCAGAGATGCGATTGCGGACCCCAACTACATGCTGCTTTAAAGAAGATTTCAGAAGAAGGAAAGGGAGTCCTGCTTTATATGAGGCAGGAAGGCAGGGGAATCGGCCTTATAAATAAGCTCAAAGCCTACAATTTTCAGGATAAGGGTTTTGATACGGTAGAAGCCAACGAGAAGCTTGGTTTTCCCCCGGATTTGCGAGACTACGGTATCGGAGCCCAGATTTTACGGGATCTCGGAATCCACAAAATGCGGATTATGACGAATAATCCGAGAAAAATTGTCGGTCTGGAAGGCTATGGACTGGAAGTAACAGGTAGAATTCCCCTTGAAATAGAAGCTGTGGAGGATAATCACCATTATCTTCTGACCAAGAAAATGAAACTCGGTCATATTCTCGGGATTCACTAG
- a CDS encoding protein kinase, translating into MKECPDCKNKIPREAKFCSFCGYNFSKQEEFKSDLVLLQETISQQYSILKNLGKGGTATIFYGLSKENDTPVVIKLLNKEHEKNPLLKEMFIHGIKVNQKIIHPNIVKIFDTGFVGERPYFIMEYAKIGPLSWLLKTYPRAGMPIRQSISILLKILSGLQAIHDHQIVHRNLKPDSIFILSDGEPIIGDFSISKVGNRHTGSGISGTLHYMSPEQCLGLEDIDHRSDLYSVGIMLYELLTGELPFSETSERVLINKQVNEPLPDIFEKLLSRGLKFLLSYEDLKKLRDLNLNGILQKACDKDKNKRYSSAIAFATDLQNLYDELHKKASPKPLTKKTALSGFNPDNNYNLADKLGINSSVQSFSRLIASRSLTPPLSIGLFGSWGSGKTFFMKKLTKEIETLSSEMKKELEAGKKQKDLPFYAKIVQIHFKAWHFMDGNFWASFVDHLFSNLKLAGEPGDSVEKRRNLLIQEIEKEKKGLDILESQIQDYAKEEEKLREELEQQKHNYTHEIKNVFAIQLNEEIAKKLPPAEVKKWFEKAGIPYKEDEPLSAQLYTLYKETDQFKNLPLWQMLKRRYRAFLYLGLIALLIALGLLTYSLVHYFYGNLIKDFFQGISLKITSWLTSILTVFAPIIGFWNKIKTWMSKNLNWSEKFTEKVKLVFPNLQKELDKKEQEQEKKEKEILEKREKLNQDKAGLEEKVQNLEAELETTSHENYLSNFIEEKGGGDSYKKYLGIITQIRNDFQKLSSLLTNYNQSLEAEDNTSADNTYLVNRIVLYIDDLDRLPPEKVLQTIQAIRLLLSFEAFVVVVSVDSKWLSGVLNANFRQIFGDSSSRDTEGDGQVDLYRTSSYDYLEKIFQIPLWLTPMNLEGRQNLLNYLMEKDLLVAHGLAEDMEKAVKATQEFNSLTGSSLPEQSLPEEKEKIQILSKDWSFAEPDEKQFRIQKREHEFSLKIAPLLGRFPRSLKRFVNIYRLIKVGLSKLQWEVYFLDINPVTGYSGREGTVRNFEVVMFLLAVITGLPYTSRVFFRTLKLSEKDNLKDLLEKIGVIKTEKSWDILGVKREEVLFSGNKITNSPGNKNPDFLSLQAEFIHLTSWLDKNANQKWMNLELDQLRYWEPHVSRYSFRVEPIMFGDE; encoded by the coding sequence ATGAAAGAATGTCCGGATTGTAAAAACAAGATCCCCAGGGAAGCAAAATTCTGTAGCTTTTGTGGATATAATTTTTCGAAGCAAGAAGAATTCAAATCAGACTTAGTCCTATTACAGGAGACTATATCCCAGCAATACTCTATCCTCAAGAACCTGGGGAAAGGAGGAACGGCCACTATCTTCTATGGTTTATCAAAAGAAAATGATACTCCCGTAGTTATCAAACTTCTAAATAAAGAGCATGAAAAGAATCCTCTCTTAAAAGAAATGTTTATACACGGAATCAAAGTAAATCAGAAAATTATTCATCCTAATATAGTGAAAATCTTTGATACAGGTTTTGTTGGTGAACGCCCCTATTTTATCATGGAATATGCGAAAATAGGTCCCCTGTCCTGGCTACTAAAAACCTACCCCCGGGCCGGTATGCCCATTCGACAATCCATATCGATCCTTCTAAAAATTCTTTCCGGCTTACAGGCAATTCACGATCACCAAATTGTTCATAGAAACTTAAAACCCGATAGTATTTTTATACTAAGTGATGGAGAACCCATTATCGGAGATTTTAGTATTTCAAAAGTTGGTAATCGACACACCGGCTCTGGAATCTCAGGTACTTTACACTATATGAGTCCCGAACAATGTCTGGGTTTGGAAGACATAGACCACAGAAGTGATTTATATTCTGTAGGAATTATGTTGTACGAACTTCTAACAGGAGAGCTTCCTTTTTCTGAAACTTCAGAAAGGGTATTAATTAATAAACAGGTAAACGAACCTTTACCCGACATTTTTGAGAAACTTCTATCTCGCGGTTTAAAGTTTCTTTTATCTTATGAAGATTTAAAAAAATTGCGGGACCTAAACTTAAATGGAATCCTTCAGAAAGCCTGTGACAAAGATAAGAATAAAAGGTATTCCTCCGCAATTGCCTTTGCCACTGATCTGCAAAATCTTTACGATGAACTTCATAAAAAAGCAAGCCCTAAACCCCTGACAAAGAAAACAGCTCTATCCGGATTTAACCCGGATAATAATTATAATTTAGCCGATAAGCTAGGAATCAATAGCTCCGTACAAAGTTTTTCCAGATTAATTGCTTCCCGCTCCTTAACACCTCCCTTATCTATAGGATTATTCGGAAGCTGGGGTTCAGGAAAGACATTTTTCATGAAGAAGTTAACTAAAGAAATTGAAACCTTATCTTCTGAAATGAAAAAGGAATTAGAAGCAGGAAAGAAACAAAAGGATTTACCCTTTTATGCAAAGATTGTACAGATCCATTTTAAAGCCTGGCATTTTATGGACGGTAATTTCTGGGCCAGCTTTGTAGATCATTTGTTTTCTAATTTAAAACTCGCAGGTGAGCCGGGGGATAGTGTTGAAAAAAGAAGAAACTTATTAATACAGGAAATTGAAAAAGAAAAAAAAGGTCTCGATATTCTTGAATCGCAGATCCAGGACTATGCAAAAGAAGAAGAAAAACTTCGTGAAGAATTAGAGCAGCAGAAACATAATTATACCCATGAAATAAAAAATGTTTTTGCTATCCAGTTAAATGAAGAAATTGCGAAAAAGCTTCCTCCGGCAGAAGTAAAGAAGTGGTTCGAAAAGGCCGGGATTCCCTACAAGGAAGATGAGCCCCTCAGCGCACAACTCTATACCTTATACAAAGAAACAGATCAGTTTAAAAACTTGCCTCTATGGCAAATGTTGAAAAGAAGATACCGTGCTTTTTTATACCTCGGTCTTATCGCACTTCTCATTGCTTTAGGCTTACTCACCTATTCTCTGGTGCATTATTTTTACGGAAATTTAATTAAGGATTTTTTCCAGGGTATAAGTTTAAAAATTACTTCCTGGTTAACCTCTATTTTGACTGTGTTTGCTCCCATTATTGGTTTTTGGAATAAGATCAAAACCTGGATGTCTAAAAATTTAAACTGGTCAGAAAAGTTTACAGAAAAAGTTAAATTAGTATTTCCTAATCTTCAAAAAGAATTAGATAAAAAAGAACAGGAACAAGAAAAAAAAGAAAAGGAGATTTTGGAAAAACGAGAAAAATTAAATCAAGATAAAGCCGGTCTGGAAGAAAAGGTGCAAAATCTCGAAGCAGAATTAGAAACTACTTCGCATGAAAATTATCTTTCTAATTTTATAGAAGAGAAAGGAGGAGGAGATAGCTATAAGAAATATCTAGGAATCATAACCCAAATAAGAAATGACTTTCAAAAATTATCATCCCTTCTCACGAATTATAATCAAAGTCTGGAAGCCGAAGACAATACATCCGCAGATAATACTTATCTTGTTAATAGGATTGTCTTATATATTGATGATCTGGATAGACTTCCTCCGGAAAAAGTGTTACAAACCATTCAAGCTATCCGTTTACTTCTTTCCTTTGAAGCCTTTGTTGTGGTGGTATCGGTTGACTCAAAATGGTTATCAGGAGTTTTAAATGCAAATTTTAGACAAATATTTGGTGACTCCAGTTCCCGTGATACGGAAGGAGATGGACAGGTAGATCTCTATCGCACTTCTTCTTATGATTACCTCGAAAAAATATTCCAAATACCTCTCTGGTTGACTCCTATGAATCTTGAAGGAAGACAGAACTTATTGAACTATTTGATGGAGAAAGATTTGTTGGTTGCTCACGGATTGGCAGAAGATATGGAAAAAGCGGTGAAGGCAACTCAAGAGTTTAATTCGCTAACCGGTTCCTCCTTGCCTGAACAAAGCTTACCGGAAGAAAAAGAGAAAATACAAATTCTTTCCAAAGACTGGAGTTTTGCTGAGCCAGATGAGAAACAATTCAGGATTCAAAAAAGAGAACATGAATTTTCTCTAAAAATTGCACCTCTTCTGGGGAGATTTCCCCGCTCTTTAAAGAGATTTGTTAATATATATCGACTTATCAAGGTAGGTTTATCAAAACTTCAGTGGGAAGTATATTTTCTGGACATAAACCCGGTTACAGGCTATAGCGGAAGGGAAGGTACGGTACGTAATTTTGAAGTAGTTATGTTTCTCCTGGCAGTTATCACCGGCCTTCCTTATACATCTCGTGTATTTTTCCGTACTTTAAAATTATCAGAAAAAGACAATCTTAAAGATTTACTGGAAAAAATCGGTGTTATAAAAACAGAAAAAAGTTGGGATATTCTTGGCGTAAAACGTGAGGAAGTATTATTTTCTGGAAATAAAATTACCAACTCTCCGGGAAATAAGAATCCTGATTTTTTAAGCTTACAGGCAGAGTTTATACACCTTACATCATGGCTCGATAAAAATGCTAACCAGAAATGGATGAACCTGGAATTAGACCAATTGCGGTATTGGGAACCACATGTTTCTCGCTATTCATTCCGTGTTGAGCCCATCATGTTCGGAGATGAATAA
- a CDS encoding protein kinase: MIKCPKCSKDLNDGAKFCGYCGASMQKDQELDSTLYLLKNNLSGTYRVEKKIAEGGMAEIYVGEHLALEIKIIIKVLNDALSKQEEMRERFLFEARTGAKLKHRNIVNIIDVGMAEYRPYYVMEYLDLGSLKDLLEKEGPLEPQYAVNLVAQVLDGLSRAHENGVIHRDIKPENIMLREKFEPVILDFGIAKVKSSGIKTQTGMAIGTVSYMSPEQCVGEEIDGRSDIYSVGIMLYELLIGELPFKGDPVTVITQHSTKETPNIRKALLNLPKYQNEIFQNIQFEKFEQLEAIIKKATAKNKKNRFSKADEFAETLRSFLVEPEKKSNIPVTKYISLFGRKIPLKKQHIFAGYGVIAVIAIFSIFKIFFGGHKENVFISSEPDGANITINNEDTKKTTPAKFKLFPGGYTIILSKKDYHSERVFLRVKDSEKEITKEVKLLTEEEYKELQKKNRGKKPINPINDIMKDLKKMF; encoded by the coding sequence ATGATAAAATGTCCAAAGTGCAGTAAAGATTTGAATGATGGTGCTAAATTTTGTGGTTACTGTGGTGCCTCCATGCAAAAAGATCAGGAATTAGATAGTACTCTGTATCTTTTAAAAAACAATCTCTCCGGTACCTATAGGGTTGAGAAAAAAATCGCAGAGGGGGGGATGGCTGAAATTTATGTCGGAGAGCACCTGGCCCTGGAAATCAAAATCATCATAAAAGTTTTGAATGATGCTCTTTCCAAGCAGGAAGAAATGCGGGAGAGGTTTCTTTTTGAAGCCAGAACCGGGGCTAAATTAAAACATCGTAATATAGTGAATATCATTGATGTGGGTATGGCTGAATACCGACCCTATTATGTGATGGAGTATTTGGATCTTGGTTCACTGAAAGATCTTTTAGAAAAAGAGGGGCCTTTAGAGCCTCAATACGCCGTGAATCTTGTTGCACAGGTATTAGATGGACTTTCGAGAGCACACGAAAATGGAGTGATACACAGGGATATAAAGCCTGAGAATATTATGCTCCGCGAGAAATTTGAACCCGTAATATTAGATTTTGGTATTGCGAAGGTAAAATCATCCGGGATAAAAACTCAAACCGGCATGGCTATTGGAACGGTAAGTTATATGAGTCCGGAACAATGTGTTGGAGAGGAGATTGATGGAAGAAGTGATATATATTCAGTAGGTATTATGCTTTATGAGTTATTGATAGGAGAATTACCTTTCAAAGGGGATCCGGTTACGGTAATTACTCAACACAGTACAAAGGAAACTCCTAATATAAGAAAAGCATTACTTAATTTACCTAAGTATCAAAATGAGATTTTTCAAAATATACAATTTGAGAAATTTGAACAATTAGAAGCAATTATAAAAAAAGCGACAGCAAAGAATAAAAAGAATCGTTTTTCAAAAGCAGATGAATTTGCTGAGACTTTACGAAGTTTTCTAGTTGAACCAGAAAAAAAGTCTAATATTCCTGTCACAAAATATATAAGCTTATTTGGTAGAAAGATTCCACTGAAAAAGCAACATATTTTTGCCGGCTACGGAGTCATTGCTGTTATTGCGATATTCAGTATTTTTAAAATATTCTTCGGCGGGCATAAGGAGAATGTTTTTATAAGCTCAGAACCAGACGGAGCAAATATTACTATTAATAACGAAGATACAAAAAAGACGACTCCGGCCAAATTTAAGCTTTTTCCGGGTGGGTACACTATTATTCTATCAAAGAAAGATTACCATTCCGAGAGGGTTTTTTTGCGAGTAAAAGATTCTGAAAAAGAGATCACAAAAGAAGTTAAACTATTAACTGAAGAAGAGTATAAAGAATTGCAAAAGAAAAATAGAGGAAAAAAACCTATTAATCCTATTAATGATATTATGAAAGATTTAAAAAAAATGTTTTAA
- a CDS encoding FecR domain-containing protein, translated as MWYLKKIFLFSFILFLLFSCERPVDKITLSRKKSKDSLSTLVIYSRGESRILHSNLTEEKANLGAYFSTGDEIQTYQNSMVDIQVGSSSIIRIKQNSILRFELLTKTDKSAEITVFLERGKALVQVNKTAKTEEFVFLTPSASTTVKGTSIILGVDEDKNTYLKVVNGVVSISHNESVLEEKIKNLPEEQQLVWQKALKEKKDLNLGEENQALITFEKVLNPKKLIPTNSSKLLQKWKNLKIQTRSIEITKREEQELNTMVTVEMDKADQIIRINEELSSGVIDEAKADRLERERLKLEKEINDKQSIEKEKFNEAIAVKPRKFKSNKEIIQYYERIEKVILIDGKIEYGAIIDQIGNSLMIVHTERGIKRIPMDQVMEVIYDYQTRNKFYEAD; from the coding sequence ATGTGGTATTTAAAAAAAATATTTTTATTCAGCTTTATCCTATTTCTACTTTTCTCCTGCGAAAGACCGGTAGATAAAATTACCCTTTCAAGGAAGAAATCGAAAGATTCCCTGTCTACCCTGGTTATCTACAGCCGCGGAGAGTCTCGAATTCTGCATTCAAATCTCACGGAAGAAAAGGCAAACCTGGGAGCCTATTTTTCTACCGGAGATGAAATTCAAACCTACCAAAATTCTATGGTAGATATACAGGTTGGTTCTTCCAGCATCATACGTATCAAGCAAAATTCAATATTACGCTTTGAGCTTTTAACAAAAACGGATAAAAGTGCTGAAATAACTGTTTTTTTAGAAAGAGGGAAAGCTCTGGTTCAGGTGAATAAAACTGCAAAAACAGAAGAATTCGTTTTTTTAACTCCGTCCGCTTCAACTACTGTTAAAGGAACATCCATTATTTTAGGAGTAGATGAAGATAAAAATACCTATTTAAAAGTAGTGAATGGAGTAGTATCCATATCTCATAATGAAAGCGTTCTTGAAGAGAAAATTAAAAACCTGCCAGAAGAACAACAACTTGTTTGGCAAAAAGCTCTTAAAGAGAAAAAAGATTTAAATCTCGGAGAAGAAAATCAGGCCCTGATTACATTTGAGAAGGTGCTAAATCCCAAGAAACTTATACCCACTAACTCTTCGAAACTCTTACAGAAGTGGAAAAACCTCAAGATTCAAACCCGTTCTATAGAAATTACCAAGAGAGAAGAGCAGGAACTTAATACTATGGTTACTGTAGAGATGGATAAGGCCGACCAGATCATCCGTATTAATGAAGAATTAAGTAGTGGGGTGATTGATGAAGCAAAAGCCGATCGTCTCGAAAGAGAACGTTTGAAGCTGGAAAAAGAAATCAATGATAAACAAAGTATCGAGAAGGAAAAATTTAATGAAGCGATTGCAGTTAAACCGAGGAAGTTTAAATCGAATAAAGAAATTATCCAGTATTATGAAAGAATTGAAAAGGTTATCCTAATAGATGGAAAGATAGAATACGGGGCCATCATCGACCAGATAGGAAACTCTCTCATGATTGTTCATACAGAGAGAGGTATTAAGCGTATTCCTATGGACCAGGTGATGGAAGTAATCTATGATTACCAGACCCGCAATAAGTTCTACGAAGCCGATTGA
- a CDS encoding zinc ribbon domain-containing protein → MATVFFNKPSTCPSCKYIVSEGSKFCTQCGSPLATQKTFKLIDIATQEEFIIKDNDTLGTTGDIPLSEKNLAEKAVQFSIQKEVLKLKSLSEHSGVFIELPINTEYELKKNMFIKIGDRVFRFD, encoded by the coding sequence ATGGCTACTGTATTTTTTAATAAGCCTTCCACCTGTCCGAGTTGCAAATATATCGTATCAGAAGGTTCAAAGTTTTGTACTCAGTGTGGAAGTCCCCTCGCAACACAAAAAACATTCAAGCTGATAGATATCGCAACTCAAGAGGAATTTATCATAAAGGATAATGATACACTCGGAACTACCGGTGACATTCCCCTTTCTGAAAAAAATTTAGCTGAAAAAGCGGTTCAATTTTCTATACAGAAAGAAGTTTTAAAACTAAAGTCTCTTTCGGAACATTCAGGTGTTTTTATAGAACTACCCATAAATACTGAATATGAACTTAAAAAAAATATGTTTATCAAGATAGGTGATAGAGTTTTCAGATTTGATTAA
- a CDS encoding queuosine precursor transporter codes for MHLTKPLKLYILLSSIFISFLIMAEVTSSKLFTVFGFVMSFGVVPFPATFIVTDLLNEYFGKKVVRFTTFIGMIMILFAFLIIIIGLNIPAMQGSPVDDVSFERVFFNSGLIIIGSIIAYLIGQLIDIQVFHFLRKKTQGRYIWLRATGSTIISQLIDSYIVTFIAFSKYKTTPELFEISTTNFSYKMLVAIGITPLIYLAHFVIDKYLGEEAKLLKETAHHK; via the coding sequence ATGCATCTCACAAAACCACTTAAACTTTATATTCTCTTAAGTTCCATCTTTATTAGCTTTCTCATTATGGCTGAAGTAACGAGTAGCAAGCTCTTTACTGTTTTTGGCTTTGTAATGAGTTTTGGAGTCGTTCCATTTCCTGCCACATTTATAGTAACCGATCTACTGAATGAATACTTCGGGAAAAAAGTAGTTCGATTTACTACTTTTATCGGGATGATTATGATCCTGTTTGCTTTTTTGATTATTATCATCGGTTTAAATATTCCGGCCATGCAGGGTTCCCCGGTAGATGATGTGTCTTTTGAAAGAGTATTTTTTAATTCAGGACTTATTATCATCGGCTCTATCATAGCCTATCTCATAGGTCAGCTTATAGACATACAGGTTTTTCATTTTCTTCGAAAGAAAACACAGGGAAGGTATATCTGGCTTAGAGCCACAGGATCAACCATAATTTCTCAACTCATAGATTCCTATATTGTAACATTTATTGCTTTCAGCAAATATAAGACAACTCCAGAGTTATTTGAAATTAGCACTACTAATTTTTCCTATAAAATGCTCGTAGCTATCGGAATAACTCCACTTATATACCTCGCTCATTTTGTAATTGACAAATATCTTGGTGAAGAGGCAAAACTTTTAAAAGAAACTGCCCATCATAAGTAA